One part of the Cytobacillus sp. IB215665 genome encodes these proteins:
- a CDS encoding PH domain-containing protein, which yields MRDVPINRISKRALPVWRIGGIIEFLVSLIAFIVLLILTIIYRWPIWIIVVGLLLTLIMGYIFIMLIPKLRWKRWRYEVNEHEIDIQHGIFIIKRTLIPMVRVQHVDTKQGPILRKYNLATVTVSTAATVHEIPALDLNEADELRDRISILARVEDD from the coding sequence GTGAGAGATGTACCTATAAATAGAATAAGCAAACGTGCATTACCGGTTTGGCGTATCGGTGGAATAATCGAATTTTTAGTGTCGTTAATTGCTTTTATTGTATTACTTATACTTACGATTATTTATCGTTGGCCAATATGGATTATTGTAGTTGGTTTATTGCTCACTTTGATAATGGGTTATATATTTATTATGCTTATTCCTAAATTAAGGTGGAAGCGATGGAGATATGAGGTGAACGAACATGAAATAGATATTCAACACGGCATATTTATTATTAAACGAACATTGATACCGATGGTCCGTGTTCAGCATGTTGATACGAAACAAGGCCCTATACTAAGAAAATATAATCTTGCTACTGTTACAGTATCAACAGCAGCAACTGTTCATGAAATACCTGCTTTAGATCTTAATGAAGCAGATGAACTAAGAGATAGAATATCTATTTTAGCGAGGGTGGAGGATGATTAA
- a CDS encoding DEAD/DEAH box helicase has translation MFNELGLSEPLLKAINKMGFEEATPIQAQTIPLGLQEKDVIGQAQTGTGKTAAFGIPLIEKINIAEDKTQGIVIAPTRELAIQVSEELYKIGSYKGVRILPVYGGQDIGRQIRGLKKRPHLIVGTPGRMIDHIKRKTLRLDNIHTVVLDEADEMLNMGFIEDIESILSHIPNERQTLLFSATMPGPIQRIAERFMNNPEVVKVKAKEVTVPNIEQYYIEIHEKKKFDILTRLLDIQSPELAIIFGRTKRRVDELSEALSLRGYSAEGIHGDMTQAKRISVLRKFKAGSIDVLVATDVAARGLDISGVTHVYNFDIPQDPESYVHRIGRTGRAGKTGAAITFVTSREMSHLKNVEHTTKRKMERMKPPTLDEALEGQQHLVIDKIVETVEKGNVSFYKRAAEELLEDHDSVSVVAAAIKLMTKEPDQTPVNLTSEPPLHAKKQQRSQGGNSRNRHKGHHSKSRQHSNRNHRGNPKRRPRKQESR, from the coding sequence AAGCGCAAACAGGTACTGGAAAAACTGCTGCGTTTGGTATTCCATTAATTGAGAAAATTAATATAGCTGAAGATAAGACACAAGGTATTGTTATTGCACCGACTCGGGAATTAGCAATTCAAGTGTCAGAGGAGCTATATAAAATTGGATCGTATAAAGGTGTAAGAATCCTTCCTGTTTATGGTGGACAAGATATTGGTCGTCAAATTCGTGGGTTAAAAAAACGTCCTCATTTAATCGTTGGAACGCCAGGGCGAATGATTGATCATATTAAACGTAAAACTTTACGTTTAGATAATATTCATACTGTTGTGCTAGACGAAGCAGATGAAATGTTAAATATGGGATTTATCGAAGACATTGAGTCGATTTTATCTCATATTCCAAATGAACGCCAAACATTACTTTTTTCAGCAACAATGCCTGGTCCAATTCAAAGAATTGCTGAACGGTTTATGAATAACCCTGAAGTAGTGAAAGTAAAAGCAAAAGAAGTGACTGTTCCTAATATTGAGCAGTATTACATTGAAATTCATGAAAAGAAAAAATTTGACATTTTAACACGTTTATTAGATATTCAATCTCCAGAGTTAGCAATTATCTTTGGTCGAACAAAACGACGTGTAGATGAGTTATCAGAAGCTCTTTCTCTACGTGGTTATTCAGCTGAAGGTATCCACGGAGATATGACGCAAGCAAAACGTATATCTGTGTTAAGAAAGTTTAAGGCAGGTTCTATAGACGTCCTAGTAGCAACAGATGTAGCTGCGCGTGGGCTAGATATTTCTGGAGTCACTCACGTATATAATTTTGATATTCCACAAGATCCAGAGAGCTATGTTCATCGCATAGGTCGTACAGGTCGAGCTGGTAAGACGGGGGCAGCTATTACATTTGTCACATCAAGAGAAATGAGTCACCTTAAGAATGTAGAACATACGACTAAGAGAAAAATGGAGCGTATGAAGCCACCTACACTCGATGAGGCTCTTGAAGGCCAACAGCATCTCGTTATTGATAAAATTGTAGAAACTGTTGAAAAAGGAAACGTATCCTTTTATAAACGAGCTGCAGAAGAGCTGCTTGAGGATCATGATTCGGTATCAGTAGTTGCAGCAGCAATTAAATTAATGACGAAGGAACCTGATCAAACGCCAGTTAATTTAACATCAGAACCGCCTTTACACGCGAAAAAACAACAAAGATCACAAGGTGGTAATAGCCGAAATCGTCATAAGGGCCATCATTCAAAGTCACGTCAACATTCAAATAGGAATCATCGTGGCAACCCGAAAAGAAGACCAAGAAAACAAGAATCAAGATAA